One window from the genome of Equus quagga isolate Etosha38 chromosome 6, UCLA_HA_Equagga_1.0, whole genome shotgun sequence encodes:
- the QNG1 gene encoding queuosine salvage protein, whose product MDGLLTPRESAKFVAENSRDVFIDGGGVRRVAELLLAKASGPELRVGAWKALHELNPRAADEAAVNWVFVIDTLNFSFWSEHDEHKCLVGYRGSTYSGYWSLCAAVNRALDEGIPITSASYYATATLDQVRHVLRSDTDIPMPLIEERHRILNETGKILLEKFEGSFLNCVRKSDKSAQKLLNLIVESFPSYRDVTQFEGKRISFYKRAQILVADTWSVLEGKGDGCFKDISSITMFADYRLPQILVHLGALKYSDELLEKLLKGEMLSYGNRQEVEIRGCSLWCVELVRDCLLELMKKKGEKTSGEINSILLDYYLWDYARDHREDMKGIPFHRTRCIYY is encoded by the exons ATGGACGGGCTCCTGACTCCCAGGGAGTCCGCAAAATTCGTTGCGGAAAACAGCCGAGATGTGTTCATTGATGGCGGAGGCGTGCGGAGGGTGGCCGAGCTGCTGCTCGCCAAGGCCTCGGGGCCCGAGCTGCGCGTGGGAGCCTGGAAGGCCCTCCACGAGCTGAACCCCAGGGCGGCCGATGAGGCCGCGGTCAACTGGGTGTTTGTGATAGACACGCTCAACTTCTCCTTCTGGTCGGAGCATGACGAGCACAAATGTCTGGTGGGTTACAGGGGGAGCACGTACAGTGGGTACTGGTCCCTGTGCGCCGCGGTCAACAGAGCCCTCGACGAAG GGATACCAATAACGAGTGCTTCGTACTATGCCACCGCGACCCTCGATCAGGTCCGGCATGTCCTCCGTTCTGACACGGACATTCCCATGCCTTTGATAGAAGAGAGGCATCGGATTCTCAACGAAACCGGGAAAATTCTGCTTGAAAAGTTTGAAGGTTCTTTTCTTAATTGTGTCCGAAAAAGTGACAAAAGTGCACAGAAGTTACTGAACCTGATAGTTGAAAGCTTTCCTTCTTACAGAGATGTGACTCAGTTTGAG GGGAAAAGAATTTCCTTTTACAAACGGGCCCAAATCCTTGTAGCAGATACATGGAGCGTATTAGAGGGAAAAGGAGACGGCTGCTTTAAGGACATCTCCAGTATTACTATGTTTGCTGACTATAGATTACCTCAGATTCTTGTTCACCTGGGAGCCCTGAAATATTCTGATGAGCTACTAGAGAAACTTCTCAAAG GAGAAATGCTCTCATATGGGAATAGGCAAGAAGTGGAGATCAGAGGTTGTTCACTTTGGTGTGTTGAGCTGGTCCGGGATTGTCTTCTGGAGCTTATGAAGAAAAAGGGTGAAAAAACTAGTGGAGAGATCAATTCCATTCTTCTGGATTATTACTTATGGGACTATGCCCGTGATCACAGGGAAGATATGAAAGGAATTCCATTTCATCGCACACGTTGCATATATTATTGA